In Perca fluviatilis chromosome 11, GENO_Pfluv_1.0, whole genome shotgun sequence, the following proteins share a genomic window:
- the per2 gene encoding period circadian protein homolog 2 isoform X6, whose amino-acid sequence MKSSGSSGSGTESQGNESHSNNSHGNESHDHSSMSSSNGTSKDSALLESSESNKSSNSHSPSPPSSSNAFSLLSSEQDNPSTSGCSSQESAKAKTQKEMIKTLKELKLYLPNEKRHNSKSSTLNTLKYALRCVKQVEANEEYYQLLMTNHSQPSVLDVSSYTIEEIDSITSEYTLRNNVFFAVAVSLVTGRIVYISDQAASILNCKREVFKKSKFVEFVMPQDVSVFYSFTTPYRLPSWSMCTGAEASPPDCMQEKSFFCRISGGNKCEGNLQYYPFRMTPYRMKVQDTVHAEDQFCCLLLAEIVHSGYDAPRIPTDKRIFTTTHTPSCVFQDVDERAVPLLGYLPQDLIGTPFLLHLHPNDRPIMLAIHRKILQFAGQPFDHSSVRFCAQNGEYIVLDTSWSSFVNPWSHKVSFVIGRHKVRMGPVNEDVFAAPVSTVQEMKTMDSDIQDITEQIHRLLLQPVRNSGSSGYSSVNRTDHPVGMSSSSESLNNGSGSKIQQEEEEVRGKARPRTFQEICKGIHLQRSQEQQTTRPNIKKSNGIESVQKSSAVVRPKNSAAPLNWKETEAIMEESRSSSQEETAFDDPTVYSYQQISCLDSVVRYLEGCNVPITMKRKCQSSSNTTSSNSDEDQQKGPNSMQLSEDIIGDVQGTGETVESSQNPGAPLSVVLPPSQEREPYKKKLGLTKQVLAAHTQKEEQTFLYRFREHQGLAALKENCSQYLERQREQIASDAVPAARSYNEGGPSVLPTARRDARNKKTKSKRAKQMDSSDSTVSHRRQQHLRPPLLNLGLNPTSWSRSDTSQSAFPMAYPSVVPGYPLQVYPGASSLPPHTDATLQGFGHNQGTQSPPCPPSIHPAPYTTPMVTPMVTPIVALMLPMPYPSMTPGLPPPQPVYHTVTGGFPTQLQPFGQAPSPGQGPFTDPPSFSVQNQFSTQNHFALQEGCLTPSFYFPPSLETSKAPVVEGQSRSSTPQSGGDGGQASPPLFQSRCSSPLNLLELELSVDRQDSTVLSSGGQGNNAAEREKRASGNQAKERELKQVNKPSLSLLGPPGPLNCEGSPCVCEHSWDKVYSRLRACSKEENSHGDGNNSDTNSLSSGVLDIIPDEDSCSGTGSATSGSMGSGCRTSASGTSKSRTSASGTSGSGKGSNNSSKYFGSVDSSQNSQKVKDHSSGSEGRAVEMDQSERFINDIQRVLRQDREKLRLLQKNQPHFSEEQKKELVEVYPWFKKGCLPKAIDIKACSCCAGVSEGEATEEAAAAAAAAAATAAETVAATAEDQPDLDIGDTETGEVSCQQRPGKEHSNTTDTTS is encoded by the exons ATGAAGAGCAGTGGGTCCAGCGGGAGTGGAACCGAATCACAGGGAAATGAAAGCCACAGCAACAATAGTCACGGCAACGAGAGCCACGACCATTCATCGATGAGCAGCTCCAATGGCACCAGTAAAGACTCGGCACTGCTGGAATCTTCTGAAAGCAACAAGAG CTCGAACTCTCACAGTCCGTCTCCTCCCAGCAGCTCAAACGCCTTCAGTCTGCTAAGCTCAGAGCAGGATAACCCTTCAACCAGCGGATGCAG TAGTCAGGAGTCCGCCAAAGCCAAGACCCAGAAGGAGATGATTAAAACGCTGAAAGAGCTGAAGCTTTACCTGCCCAATGAGAAGAGACACAATAGCAAGTCATCCACATTGAACACCCTCAAGTACGCACTGCGCTGTGTCAAACAAGTGGAAG CCAATGAGGAGTATTATCAGCTGTtgatgaccaatcacagtcaacCTTCAGTCCTGGATGTATCCTCTTATACGATAGAGGAGATAGACAGCATTACTTCTGAATACACCCTCAGAAACAAC GTCTTTTTTGCAGTAGCAGTGTCTCTCGTTACAGGAAGGATAGTCTACATTTCTGATCAAGCTGCCTCCATCCTCAACTGCAAAAGAGAAGTTTTTAAGAAAAGCAAGTTTGTGGAGTTTGTGATGCCGCAGGATGTTAGTGTCTTCTACAGCTTCACAACGCCCTACCGCCTGCCCTCCTGGAGCATGTGCACTGGAGCAG AGGCATCACCTCCTGACTGCATGCAGGAGAAGTCCTTCTTCTGTCGTATcag TGGTGGTAATAAGTGTGAGGGCAATCTGCAGTACTACCCTTTCCGCATGACACCCTACCGGATGAAGGTCCAAGACACAGTACATGCTGAAGACCAGTTCTGCTGCCTCCTGCTGGCTGAGATAGTTCACTCTGGTTATGATG CACCCAGAATTCCAACAGACAAACGCATcttcaccaccacacacacaccgagttGTGTGTTTCAGGATGTGGATGAGAG GGCGGTTCCTCTCCTCGGGTACCTCCCCCAAGACCTGATTGGCACACCATTCCTCCTCCATCTGCATCCCAATGACCGGCCGATTATGTTGGCCATTCACAGAAAGA TTCTTCAATTCGCAGGACAACCATTTGACCACTCGTCCGTCCGGTTCTGTGcgcaaaatggagaatacaTCGTTCTTGACACCAGCTGGTCCAGTTTCGTCAACCCCTGGAGCCACAAGGTCTCCTTCGTTATCGGAAGACACAAAGTGCGCAT GGGCCCCGTGAATGAAGATGTTTTTGCAGCCCCGGTCTCCACTGTCCAGGAGATGAAGACCATGGACTCTGACATCCAGGACATTACTGAGCAGATCCATCGGCTCCTGCTACAG CCGGTCCGTAACAGTGGGTCCAGTGGCTACAGTAGTGTGAACAGAACTGACCACCCTGTGGGCATGAGCTCCTCTAGCGAGAGCCTCAACAACGGCAGCGGGAGCAAGATCcaacaagaggaggaggaagtgcgCGGCAAAGCCAGACCG CGAACTTTTCAGGAAATCTGTAAAGGAATACATCTTCAGAGGAGCCAGGAGCAGCAGACAACCAGACCAAACATCAAGAAAAGCAATGGCA TAGAGTCTGTACAAAAGAGTTCAGCGGTGGTGCGGCCCAAAAACTCAGCAGCTCCCCTCAACTGGAAGGAGACAGAGGCCATTATGGAGGAGAGTAGGTCCTCTTCCCAGGAGGAGACGGCCTTCGATGATCCGACAGTCTACTCCTACCAGCAGATCAGCTGTCTGGACAGTGTTGTCAG ATACTTGGAGGGCTGTAATGTTCCCATCACAATGAAGAGGAAGTGCCAGTCTTCCTCTAACACCACGTCCTCTAACTCAGATGAGGACCAACAGAAAGGACCTAACAGCATGCAGCTGTCCGAAG ATATCATAGGAGATGTCCAAGGAACAGGAGAGACCGTAGAATCCAGCCAGAACCCTGGCGCtcctctttctgttgttttacCTCCCAGTCAGGAGAGGGAGCCCTATAAGAAAAAACTTGGGTTGACCAAACAGGTTTTGGCAGCCCATACGCAGAAGGAGGAGCAGACCTTTCTGTATCGCTTCAGGGAGCATCAAGGACTCGCAGCACTCAAAGAAAACTGCTCTCAGTACCTGGAGCGTCAGAGAGAACAGATCGCCAGCGATG CTGTACCTGCTGCTCGATCCTACAATGAGGGTGGACCGAGTGTACTGCCCACTGCGCGGCGAGACGCACGAAATAAAAAGACCAAGTCAAAGCGAGCGAAGCAAATGGATTCCTCAGATAGCACAGTGTCCCATCGCAGACAACAACATCTGCGGCCTCCTCTTCTAAACCTCGGCCTTAACCCGACCTCTTGGTCTCGCTCTGACACCTCACAGTCAGCTTTTCCCATGGCCTACCCCTCTGTGGTGCCAGGCTACCCGCTCCAGGTTTACCCCGGAGCCAGTTCCCTACCTCCCCACACAGACGCCACTCTACAAGGCTTTGGGCACAATCAGGGCACCCAGTCCCCTCCCTGtcccccatccatccatcctgctcCCTACACCACCCCCATGGTCACCCCCATGGTCACCCCCATTGTGGCTCTAATGCTGCCCATGCCCTACCCTTCAATGACCCCCGGACTGCCACCTCCACAGCCAGTGTACCACACAGTGACTGGTGGCTTCCCCACCCAATTGCAGCCTTTTGGCCAGGCTCCCTCTCCAGGCCAAGGGCCCTTCACAGATCCACCTTCTTTCAGTGTTCAGAACCAGTTCAGCACCCAGAACCACTTTGCTCTTCAAGAAGGCTGCCTGACCCCATCGTTCTACTTCCCTCCATCCTTGGAAACCTCAAAGGCCCCCGTGGTGGAGGGCCAGTCTCGCTCCTCTACGCCACAGTCTGGAGGAGATGGAGGCCAGGCGTCCCCACCCCTGTTCCAGTCTCGGTGCAGCTCACCCCTCAACCTCCTGGAGCTGGAGCTGTCTGTGGACCGGCAGGACAGCACGGTGCTCTCCTCTGGAGGACAAGGGAATAATGCGGCTGAAAGGGAGAAAAGAGCAAGTGGCAACCAGGCCAAGGAGAGGGAGCTGAAGCAGGTAAACAAG CCATCTCTCAGTCTCCTTGGTCCACCTGGACCCTTGAATTGCGAGGGCTCGCCCTGTGTCTGTGAGCATTCTTGGGATAAAGTGTACTCTAGGCTAAGGGCTTGCAGCAAAGAG GAAAATTCACATGGCGACGGGAACAACAGTGACACCAACTCTTTGTCCAGCGGCGTGTTGGACATAATTCCTGACGAGGACTCATGCTCAGGCACTGGCTCAGCCACCTCGGGGTCCATGGGCTCAGGCTGTAGAACTTCAGCCAGCGGGACATCTAAGAGCAGGACGTCAGCCAGTGGGACCTCTGGCAGCGGAAAAG GAAGCAACAACAGTAGTAAATACTTTGGCAGTGTGGACTCGTCCCAGAACAGCCAGAAGGTCAAAGATCACTCGAGCGGCAGCGAGGGACGGGCCGTGGAGATGGACCAGAGCGAACGCTTTATCAA tGACATCCAGAGAGTGCTCAGACAGGACCGAGAGAAGCTGAGGCTGCTGCAGAAGAACCAGCCACACTTTtcagaggagcagaagaagGAGCTGGTGGAGGTCTACCCCTGGTTCAAGAAGGGATGTCTGCCCAAGGCAATAGACATCAAG GCGTGCTCCTGCTGTGCCGGTGTGTCAGAGGGAGAAGCAACAGAGGAagcagcagcggcggcggcggcggcggcagcaACAGCGGCGGAGACGGTGGCAGCAACAGCGGAGGATCAGCCAGACTTAGACATTGGAGATACAGAGACGGGGGAGGTCAGCTGCCAGCAGAGGCCCGGAAAGGAACACTCAAACACTACAGATACAACCAGCTAG
- the per2 gene encoding period circadian protein homolog 2 isoform X5 produces the protein MKSSGSSGSGTESQGNESHSNNSHGNESHDHSSMSSSNGTSKDSALLESSESNKSSNSHSPSPPSSSNAFSLLSSEQDNPSTSGCSSQESAKAKTQKEMIKTLKELKLYLPNEKRHNSKSSTLNTLKYALRCVKQVEANEEYYQLLMTNHSQPSVLDVSSYTIEEIDSITSEYTLRNNVFFAVAVSLVTGRIVYISDQAASILNCKREVFKKSKFVEFVMPQDVSVFYSFTTPYRLPSWSMCTGAEASPPDCMQEKSFFCRISGGNKCEGNLQYYPFRMTPYRMKVQDTVHAEDQFCCLLLAEIVHSGYDAPRIPTDKRIFTTTHTPSCVFQDVDERAVPLLGYLPQDLIGTPFLLHLHPNDRPIMLAIHRKILQFAGQPFDHSSVRFCAQNGEYIVLDTSWSSFVNPWSHKVSFVIGRHKVRMGPVNEDVFAAPVSTVQEMKTMDSDIQDITEQIHRLLLQPVRNSGSSGYSSVNRTDHPVGMSSSSESLNNGSGSKIQQEEEEVRGKARPRTFQEICKGIHLQRSQEQQTTRPNIKKSNGIESVQKSSAVVRPKNSAAPLNWKETEAIMEESRSSSQEETAFDDPTVYSYQQISCLDSVVRYLEGCNVPITMKRKCQSSSNTTSSNSDEDQQKGPNSMQLSEEPALLKDHSVLSALDDRDKKSSDAATAVVGTSLPLPVPNKTESVVSITSQCSYSSTIVHVGDKKLRPDSDIIGDVQGTGETVESSQNPGAPLSVVLPPSQEREPYKKKLGLTKQVLAAHTQKEEQTFLYRFREHQGLAALKENCSQYLERQREQIASDAVPAARSYNEGGPSVLPTARRDARNKKTKSKRAKQMDSSDSTVSHRRQQHLRPPLLNLGLNPTSWSRSDTSQSAFPMAYPSVVPGYPLQVYPGASSLPPHTDATLQGFGHNQGTQSPPCPPSIHPAPYTTPMVTPMVTPIVALMLPMPYPSMTPGLPPPQPVYHTVTGGFPTQLQPFGQAPSPGQGPFTDPPSFSVQNQFSTQNHFALQEGCLTPSFYFPPSLETSKAPVVEGQSRSSTPQSGGDGGQASPPLFQSRCSSPLNLLELELSVDRQDSTVLSSGGQGNNAAEREKRASGNQAKERELKQENSHGDGNNSDTNSLSSGVLDIIPDEDSCSGTGSATSGSMGSGCRTSASGTSKSRTSASGTSGSGKGSNNSSKYFGSVDSSQNSQKVKDHSSGSEGRAVEMDQSERFINDIQRVLRQDREKLRLLQKNQPHFSEEQKKELVEVYPWFKKGCLPKAIDIKACSCCAGVSEGEATEEAAAAAAAAAATAAETVAATAEDQPDLDIGDTETGEVSCQQRPGKEHSNTTDTTS, from the exons ATGAAGAGCAGTGGGTCCAGCGGGAGTGGAACCGAATCACAGGGAAATGAAAGCCACAGCAACAATAGTCACGGCAACGAGAGCCACGACCATTCATCGATGAGCAGCTCCAATGGCACCAGTAAAGACTCGGCACTGCTGGAATCTTCTGAAAGCAACAAGAG CTCGAACTCTCACAGTCCGTCTCCTCCCAGCAGCTCAAACGCCTTCAGTCTGCTAAGCTCAGAGCAGGATAACCCTTCAACCAGCGGATGCAG TAGTCAGGAGTCCGCCAAAGCCAAGACCCAGAAGGAGATGATTAAAACGCTGAAAGAGCTGAAGCTTTACCTGCCCAATGAGAAGAGACACAATAGCAAGTCATCCACATTGAACACCCTCAAGTACGCACTGCGCTGTGTCAAACAAGTGGAAG CCAATGAGGAGTATTATCAGCTGTtgatgaccaatcacagtcaacCTTCAGTCCTGGATGTATCCTCTTATACGATAGAGGAGATAGACAGCATTACTTCTGAATACACCCTCAGAAACAAC GTCTTTTTTGCAGTAGCAGTGTCTCTCGTTACAGGAAGGATAGTCTACATTTCTGATCAAGCTGCCTCCATCCTCAACTGCAAAAGAGAAGTTTTTAAGAAAAGCAAGTTTGTGGAGTTTGTGATGCCGCAGGATGTTAGTGTCTTCTACAGCTTCACAACGCCCTACCGCCTGCCCTCCTGGAGCATGTGCACTGGAGCAG AGGCATCACCTCCTGACTGCATGCAGGAGAAGTCCTTCTTCTGTCGTATcag TGGTGGTAATAAGTGTGAGGGCAATCTGCAGTACTACCCTTTCCGCATGACACCCTACCGGATGAAGGTCCAAGACACAGTACATGCTGAAGACCAGTTCTGCTGCCTCCTGCTGGCTGAGATAGTTCACTCTGGTTATGATG CACCCAGAATTCCAACAGACAAACGCATcttcaccaccacacacacaccgagttGTGTGTTTCAGGATGTGGATGAGAG GGCGGTTCCTCTCCTCGGGTACCTCCCCCAAGACCTGATTGGCACACCATTCCTCCTCCATCTGCATCCCAATGACCGGCCGATTATGTTGGCCATTCACAGAAAGA TTCTTCAATTCGCAGGACAACCATTTGACCACTCGTCCGTCCGGTTCTGTGcgcaaaatggagaatacaTCGTTCTTGACACCAGCTGGTCCAGTTTCGTCAACCCCTGGAGCCACAAGGTCTCCTTCGTTATCGGAAGACACAAAGTGCGCAT GGGCCCCGTGAATGAAGATGTTTTTGCAGCCCCGGTCTCCACTGTCCAGGAGATGAAGACCATGGACTCTGACATCCAGGACATTACTGAGCAGATCCATCGGCTCCTGCTACAG CCGGTCCGTAACAGTGGGTCCAGTGGCTACAGTAGTGTGAACAGAACTGACCACCCTGTGGGCATGAGCTCCTCTAGCGAGAGCCTCAACAACGGCAGCGGGAGCAAGATCcaacaagaggaggaggaagtgcgCGGCAAAGCCAGACCG CGAACTTTTCAGGAAATCTGTAAAGGAATACATCTTCAGAGGAGCCAGGAGCAGCAGACAACCAGACCAAACATCAAGAAAAGCAATGGCA TAGAGTCTGTACAAAAGAGTTCAGCGGTGGTGCGGCCCAAAAACTCAGCAGCTCCCCTCAACTGGAAGGAGACAGAGGCCATTATGGAGGAGAGTAGGTCCTCTTCCCAGGAGGAGACGGCCTTCGATGATCCGACAGTCTACTCCTACCAGCAGATCAGCTGTCTGGACAGTGTTGTCAG ATACTTGGAGGGCTGTAATGTTCCCATCACAATGAAGAGGAAGTGCCAGTCTTCCTCTAACACCACGTCCTCTAACTCAGATGAGGACCAACAGAAAGGACCTAACAGCATGCAGCTGTCCGAAG AACCAGCCTTGTTGAAGGATCACTCTGTGCTCTCCGCATTGGATGATCGAGACAAAAAGTCCAGTGACGCGGCCACAGCGGTAGTGGGCACGTCATTGCCCCTACCTGTACCTAACAAAACAGAAAGCGTGGTGTCCATAACCAGCCAGTGTAGCTACAGTAGCACCATAGTGCATGTTGGGGACAAGAAACTTCGACCAGACTCAG ATATCATAGGAGATGTCCAAGGAACAGGAGAGACCGTAGAATCCAGCCAGAACCCTGGCGCtcctctttctgttgttttacCTCCCAGTCAGGAGAGGGAGCCCTATAAGAAAAAACTTGGGTTGACCAAACAGGTTTTGGCAGCCCATACGCAGAAGGAGGAGCAGACCTTTCTGTATCGCTTCAGGGAGCATCAAGGACTCGCAGCACTCAAAGAAAACTGCTCTCAGTACCTGGAGCGTCAGAGAGAACAGATCGCCAGCGATG CTGTACCTGCTGCTCGATCCTACAATGAGGGTGGACCGAGTGTACTGCCCACTGCGCGGCGAGACGCACGAAATAAAAAGACCAAGTCAAAGCGAGCGAAGCAAATGGATTCCTCAGATAGCACAGTGTCCCATCGCAGACAACAACATCTGCGGCCTCCTCTTCTAAACCTCGGCCTTAACCCGACCTCTTGGTCTCGCTCTGACACCTCACAGTCAGCTTTTCCCATGGCCTACCCCTCTGTGGTGCCAGGCTACCCGCTCCAGGTTTACCCCGGAGCCAGTTCCCTACCTCCCCACACAGACGCCACTCTACAAGGCTTTGGGCACAATCAGGGCACCCAGTCCCCTCCCTGtcccccatccatccatcctgctcCCTACACCACCCCCATGGTCACCCCCATGGTCACCCCCATTGTGGCTCTAATGCTGCCCATGCCCTACCCTTCAATGACCCCCGGACTGCCACCTCCACAGCCAGTGTACCACACAGTGACTGGTGGCTTCCCCACCCAATTGCAGCCTTTTGGCCAGGCTCCCTCTCCAGGCCAAGGGCCCTTCACAGATCCACCTTCTTTCAGTGTTCAGAACCAGTTCAGCACCCAGAACCACTTTGCTCTTCAAGAAGGCTGCCTGACCCCATCGTTCTACTTCCCTCCATCCTTGGAAACCTCAAAGGCCCCCGTGGTGGAGGGCCAGTCTCGCTCCTCTACGCCACAGTCTGGAGGAGATGGAGGCCAGGCGTCCCCACCCCTGTTCCAGTCTCGGTGCAGCTCACCCCTCAACCTCCTGGAGCTGGAGCTGTCTGTGGACCGGCAGGACAGCACGGTGCTCTCCTCTGGAGGACAAGGGAATAATGCGGCTGAAAGGGAGAAAAGAGCAAGTGGCAACCAGGCCAAGGAGAGGGAGCTGAAGCAG GAAAATTCACATGGCGACGGGAACAACAGTGACACCAACTCTTTGTCCAGCGGCGTGTTGGACATAATTCCTGACGAGGACTCATGCTCAGGCACTGGCTCAGCCACCTCGGGGTCCATGGGCTCAGGCTGTAGAACTTCAGCCAGCGGGACATCTAAGAGCAGGACGTCAGCCAGTGGGACCTCTGGCAGCGGAAAAG GAAGCAACAACAGTAGTAAATACTTTGGCAGTGTGGACTCGTCCCAGAACAGCCAGAAGGTCAAAGATCACTCGAGCGGCAGCGAGGGACGGGCCGTGGAGATGGACCAGAGCGAACGCTTTATCAA tGACATCCAGAGAGTGCTCAGACAGGACCGAGAGAAGCTGAGGCTGCTGCAGAAGAACCAGCCACACTTTtcagaggagcagaagaagGAGCTGGTGGAGGTCTACCCCTGGTTCAAGAAGGGATGTCTGCCCAAGGCAATAGACATCAAG GCGTGCTCCTGCTGTGCCGGTGTGTCAGAGGGAGAAGCAACAGAGGAagcagcagcggcggcggcggcggcggcagcaACAGCGGCGGAGACGGTGGCAGCAACAGCGGAGGATCAGCCAGACTTAGACATTGGAGATACAGAGACGGGGGAGGTCAGCTGCCAGCAGAGGCCCGGAAAGGAACACTCAAACACTACAGATACAACCAGCTAG